The following are encoded together in the Neofelis nebulosa isolate mNeoNeb1 chromosome 9, mNeoNeb1.pri, whole genome shotgun sequence genome:
- the WFDC10B gene encoding protein WFDC10B → MPTQALLPMLLLSVLLLQAQGGHRKLNRMQGLKACEKKPSVYLCSNHCSYFLKCPKANTVCCSTFCGNVCMSLQ, encoded by the exons ATGCCAACCCAGGCTCTCCTGCCCATGCTTCTCCTCTCTGTGCTGCTGCTACAGGCCCAGGGAGGGCACCGTAAACTGAACAGGATGCAGG GTCTAAAGGCCTGTGAGAAGAAGCCCAGCGTGTATCTTTGCAGCAAtcactgttcatattttctaaagTGTCCAAAAGCAAATACTGTATGTTGTTCAACCTTCTGTGGGAACGTTTGCATGAGCCTCCAGTGA
- the WFDC11 gene encoding protein WFDC11 — translation MLLPKPRDRGRPGASPPQKEFTRSCSSSASGIMEKHNTRLSPGFTPSDLVPAPANVVVLPGPLGHTASTRCPPERETASPLWPEDPRTSLCSWGFTLLTRAPPAATEKGKNILTVYIQTHTVSIMKLWMPQLMTFLCMVLPSVLGVIKEKHNWAEMLLEECWGQPNVLECTKKCSGTFKCINKNHTCCWTYCGNICWKNKEIFERRLKP, via the exons ATGCTGCTGCCGAAGCCCAGAGACCGCGGCCGGCCGGGTGCCAGCCCCCCCCAGAAAGAGTTCACgcgatcgtgtagcagcagcgcttcagggattatggaaaaacACAACACGCGTCTgtcaccaggcttcacccccagcgaccttgttccagcaccagcgaatgtggttgttctcccgggtccactggggcacacagcctctaccagatgtcctccagAGAGGGAAACCGCCTCTCCCCTGTGGCCCGAAGACCCCCGGACTtcgctctgctcctggggattcacccttctcaccagagcaccgccag CAGCAactgaaaaggggaaaaacatcCTGACAGTATATATTCAGACACATACGGTCAGCATCATGAAGCTCTGGATGCCTCAACTCATGACTTTCCTCTGTATGGTGCTACCGTCTGTGCTGGgagtgataaaagaaaaacacaact GGGCTGAAATGTTACTTGAGGAGTGCTGGGGACAGCCAAATGTCCTTGAATGCACAAAGAAGTGTTCTGGAACCtttaaatgtataaacaaaaatcACACATGCTGCTGGACCTATTGTGGAAACATCTGCTGGAAAAATAAA GAAATCTTTGAAAGACGTCTAAAACCCTAA